In one Limosilactobacillus oris genomic region, the following are encoded:
- the glf gene encoding UDP-galactopyranose mutase produces MKKYDYLVVGAGLFGATFAYEAAKRGKHVRVIEKRPHIAGNIYTKEVDGIQVHQYGAHIFHTSNQKIWDYVNQFADFNRYTNSPVANYKGEMYNLPFNMNTFNEMWGVRTPAEALTKIDEQRQEMAGKKPQNLEEQAISLIGRDIYEKLIKGYTEKQWGQKATELPAFIIRRLPVRLTYDNNYFNDSYQGIPMGGYTQIVERMLDSDLIDVAVNTDFYDHRDDFLASADKVVFTGPIDQFFDYRLGELQYRSLRFETEEKPVGNYQGNAVINYTDAETPYTRVIEHKHFEFGKGDKDKTIVTREYPADWHRGDEPYYPVNNQENNQLYAKYQELAKEQPNVIFGGRLGQYRYYNMDQVIAAALKTVAKEFDE; encoded by the coding sequence ATGAAGAAGTACGATTATTTAGTTGTCGGTGCCGGCCTATTTGGTGCCACCTTTGCTTACGAGGCGGCCAAGCGGGGCAAGCACGTCAGGGTAATTGAAAAGCGCCCCCACATTGCCGGAAACATCTATACGAAGGAGGTTGACGGCATCCAAGTCCACCAGTACGGCGCCCACATTTTCCATACTTCTAATCAAAAGATTTGGGACTATGTCAACCAGTTCGCTGATTTTAACCGCTACACCAACAGTCCCGTTGCCAACTACAAGGGCGAAATGTACAACCTGCCTTTTAACATGAACACCTTTAATGAGATGTGGGGCGTGCGGACCCCGGCCGAGGCGCTTACCAAAATTGACGAACAGCGGCAAGAGATGGCGGGGAAGAAACCGCAAAACCTGGAGGAGCAGGCGATTTCGCTAATTGGCCGGGATATCTATGAAAAGCTGATCAAGGGTTATACTGAGAAGCAGTGGGGGCAGAAGGCCACTGAGCTACCGGCCTTTATCATCCGCCGCTTGCCGGTTCGGCTGACCTACGATAATAACTACTTCAATGACAGTTACCAGGGGATCCCAATGGGCGGGTACACTCAGATTGTCGAACGAATGCTGGATAGTGACCTGATTGATGTGGCAGTCAACACCGACTTCTACGACCACCGGGATGACTTCTTAGCTTCTGCCGACAAGGTCGTCTTTACCGGCCCAATTGACCAGTTCTTTGACTACCGGCTGGGTGAGCTGCAATACCGGAGCCTCCGCTTTGAAACTGAGGAAAAACCGGTGGGCAACTACCAAGGAAACGCGGTGATCAACTACACCGATGCCGAAACGCCTTACACGCGGGTAATCGAGCACAAGCACTTTGAATTCGGCAAGGGTGACAAGGACAAGACGATTGTGACCCGTGAATATCCAGCTGACTGGCACCGGGGCGACGAGCCATATTACCCGGTCAACAACCAGGAAAATAATCAGCTCTACGCGAAGTACCAAGAACTGGCTAAGGAGCAACCAAACGTTATCTTTGGTGGCCGGCTTGGTCAG